Proteins encoded within one genomic window of Rhododendron vialii isolate Sample 1 chromosome 1a, ASM3025357v1:
- the LOC131330384 gene encoding uncharacterized protein LOC131330384 — protein MGLSHRIQDHLGRIKALNYRLPAAGAHRRLQLNELEKIQRDAYDNTAIHKAKVKAYHDKQIHQKDFELHLFPDKLRSRWAGPYVVEHVYPHGAVDVLNPINGKSFKVNGQKLKPFLGSFEVGEPNEELIDPVYTVDPLI, from the exons ATGGGCTTATCGCACCGCATACAAGACCATCTTGGGAGAATCAAGGCACTGAATTATCGTTTACCAGCCGCCGGGGCACACAGAAGGCTACAACTCAACGAGCTTGAAAAGATTCAGagagatgcttatgacaacacCGCCATACacaaagcaaaagtcaaggctTACCACGACAAGCAAATTCACCAGAAAGACTTTGAG cttcatttgtttcctgATAAATTACGTTCTCGTTGGGCTGGCCCATATGTTGTTGAACATGTTTATCCTCATGGTGCTGTTGATGTTTTGAATCCaattaatggtaaatcttttaaagTAAATGGTCAAAAACTTAAACCATTTCTTGGTAGTTTTGAGGTTGGAGAACCGAATGAGGAGTTGATCGATCCAGTTTACACGGTCGATCCGTTGATCTAG